A genomic region of Eucalyptus grandis isolate ANBG69807.140 chromosome 5, ASM1654582v1, whole genome shotgun sequence contains the following coding sequences:
- the LOC120293572 gene encoding NAC domain-containing protein 18-like, producing MNPLVKFRPTDEHLFDHYLQQKATGAPLPPGLIEECDLYSQEPWRIFDTTSEQTFYVFTTLRKNKSRVLRTAGSGTWKEQHAMRIPDILGELAGYKKSFKFQGGRGSSATSGRWIMYEFSMCDERVSVICDFAIASSSTVDGAQPATSQAFSSSVAYAEQLQMSAGAYADLLPTTAEQVNDDDEWIDRLMDMDIDPAVDADYLFGSNPFANPSEDDTNAMLASTLGTPDNQTWGPTSLHQQRSVADAQEQNVPATLACADQFLLV from the exons ATGAATCCGCTAGTTAAGTTTCGCCCAACTGATGAGCACCTTTTCGATCACTACCTCCAGCAGAAAGCAACGGGCGCGCCATTGCCTCCCGGTCTCATCGAAGAGTGCGACCTGTACAGCCAAGAGCCTTGGAGGATCTTCGACACCACCTCGGAGCAGACGTTCTACGTTTTCACCACGTTGAGAAAGAACAAGTCGAGGGTTTTAAGGACCGCCGGGTCCGGGACATGGAAAGAGCAGCACGCGATGAGAATCCCCGACATTCTTGGTGAGTTGGCTGGCTACAAGAAGTCCTTCAAGTTTCAAGGTGGACGTGGCTCGAGTGCAACGAGCGGGCGCTGGATCATGTACGAGTTCTCAATGTGCGACGAGAGGGTAAG CGTCATCTGTGACTTTGCCATCGCGTCCTCATCCACAGTGGATGGAGCTCAACCCGCCACTTCCCAAGCCTTTAGCAGCAGCGTAGCATATGCCGAACAACTTCAGATGTCAGCAGGGGCATATGCAGATTTACTTCCTACGACAGCAGAGCAAGTCAATGATGACGATGAATGGATTGATCGCTTGATGGATATGGATATAGATCCGGCGGTTGACGCCGATTATCTCTTTGGTTCAAATCCTTTTGCTAATCCATCAGAAGACGATACAAATGCGATGCTCGCATCCACACTCGGCACACCGGACAACCAGACGTGGGGTCCGACTTCTCTCCATCAACAAAGGAGCGTTGCTGATGCACAAGAGCAAAATGTTCCAGCCACATTGGCATGCGCTGATCAGTTTTTGCTTGTTTAG